CCTTCTTTTTGTCTGCTTCCAGCACCCAACCACTAAGCAGCGCTGGAAAAGCCTGCTCTCCCCTAACATGCTCATTCGAAGAAGGCAAAAACCCGAAAAGAGCCAAGCTTGCTGGTAGAAGACACACTAGTCCAAGCCTTGCCCCTCCATTCCCTCCAATGCTGGAACTGCAGGGGATGTCTTACAGACAAGTCTTCCAGAATTTGGATCTCCATAGCCAGTGTCCTTTCAGTATGCCACAGTGCAGGAGGACTCCAGAAAATGCTGAGGCTGCCCATGCAGCCCCTTACGTGCCAATCTCTGCCCCTGCCAGACCAGGAGTGGATTTGTCACAACCCCCGTCATTGAGTCACCAGCTGATGGGTTGCTGTCATCAAAACGCTCATGAATGCATGCCTGTCAGGGACAACAGCAGAGTGACGAGTCTGTACGCTGAACTGATCAGAGAACTGGAGCAGCAGGTGGCAGAGTTGAGGAGAGCGCTGGCGTCTCGGGAGGAGGCTGCTgtgcggcaggagaagaggatccaggagctggagctggagaacCGTGAGCTGAAAGCTCTCATCCAGAACTTGGAGGAGCAGAACGACTTCTTGTCCATCAGGAACGGTGCAGGAGGAGGCACACCAGCCAGGGTGGTGCTGGGAATGGGGGACTCTCTCtttggtaaaaaataataacaccTAAATGCTGCTTGTAGTGGGGGGATTAGAGCTCTACACCAGTGCTCTCCCCAGTCTGTACTGGAAGTTTCAAAAGGAGGCAGTCCATGAGGACTTCTCAACAAGGAATGTGGTGACGtgagaggaacagaggaagggAAGATTTTGCATACTAGGGGTAGTGTCCAATATGACTATGGGAACAGGGCCTCCACAAGTTATATAAAGTTAAAATGCAACCCAGGAGGTGGTGTCAACCCTGCAGCGCTGGggaatttaaccctttcccctgggCCTTTTTGTCACTTCATATAGCCACCTCCTGCTCTGAGTTGCCATGTGCCTTGCAGCAAGAAACATACAAGTACCGTACCTCTGTTGTCTTCCCCACTGGGCAAAATGAAGTCGTTTATTGTTTTCCACATGACTTCCTGATTATTTACAATGTAATCCACATGGCTGAAAATTCCGCCGCTTCCAATCACTTGCTTGTTGTGTCTGTTAAGTGCATGCAGACAAGAGAGGTCTGCCATAGCTGTGCTTAGATAATGACTGCAAGCATCGAGCatgttgcatttttcttctttgctgaaCTTTACCATTGAGGTGTCCCTATAGCACTGCTCCTTGTCTCTTCATATATGTTGAAGCTAAAGGTGAAGCAGACAGCGCTGCCAAAAAAAGGGAACCGGGGGGGCATACATGTGATCCCTTCCAGATAGGaagtacagtaagcctgcaacttatgtaCATTTAATTTGCACACATTCTGTTTTATAAGcttggcagggaaggaggaggaggagaagaaaaagaaagaggttgGATATTCAGGGAAGAAAAGCTTTGGCAATCTCACATatcattgaacccaatgtgttttgactgtacacaattttggctttagacaCGATCCCTGAATTGTAAGTCCCACGTAAGTTGTGGGTTTgctatgcttttaaaaacagcagccaCAGTTGTCTGCTCTCAAATCCAGGTAGCACATCATGGGGAGATAACTACACATACTCCTTTTCTAAGACATTTTCCAGAAATCCTGTCTGATATACAGGTCTTGTTGTCTGtatgttcttttctttcccccagatGTCAATGAAAACAATATTCAGTTCCTCAAAAGCCTGGTGGCAGTGCTGGAGAATGTCACACCTTCACAGGTAAAAGTGCCATGTAAAGGGGATATAAAACACTCACTTGGTTGTTTTGTTCTTTGAAGAATAAATTGGGGTTGTGAATGAGAGCCGGTATAGTTAGGTATTCCACTACAATTGTCATCTTTATGACAATTCTCTGGTATAATTCTCTGAGCCAAGAGTCTCAGGCTTGTGGTAGGTAGTTGACAAAATTACTGCCTCTATATATGTACCCGAGAATAGAAAGTTCTCTTTCCAGGTCAACAGCTGACATTGGTTGTGTGAATACAGGTTCAATTTCCAATTTCtctagtttttcttttttctcatatatatatatatatatatatatatatatatatatatatatatatataatatttattgattttccaataaaaacagccaattaacatatccagcAAATCATAATCCaatgaaaaacaataaactaaaataaaaaaacaaccaaattacaatccaaatgattaattattaattttcccGAGCTCCCCaaagtctggacctctgaagtatatttccaatatcttcgttcctgccttcttcttcttctcctcatattttccacattccgatcttaacgctttaaagttctccatcgctggctatgtgattctcaatcatgtcagaaatcatatatcctttcatccatcgagtacagctttgtttgtgtgtatatatatttcaactgtctatttgccagtgcagcttttcctgacttcattccaatctggactgttgtccaagtctatcgtttaaagtttaatgacgcagcaactcccaagttgttaaattattccaatccAGGCTattgtccaagcctgtcgtttgagcatactgtttgcaatattgcaatataaatgaactgtattccacagatataagtcatttggcgatcgATCAGCTTTCCCGGAGACCACACAACTGCCCCCCCTTGGGCCTTAGAAggggggttgctagacatccatttagctttttctctctctctcataatgaagaaattctgcaaacagatgcactgtatgttatcccaaattgtttctcaagtcattataaagtcagcatttcccacttccctcaaaaaagggaggaattctcatttttccatgctgcgtcatattaacaagcaccatcttgttttttcttttatctttatcaagtctttcaagtctaagtaaagctgcacaattgatacttaattataaatataagtccatctgtacttttttttttaaaaaaaggtttcttaatgaggcttggcatagaaaaacaattgtaggtattgagaaggaaaaaaaaaagaatataccaATCACCtccataatccaaacaccatgatgagaatctctttgaagtccgagcttaaacaccagggactgtgcagttctgcaggttttttctcagtcttcttcagtccagaccatgtctgtttattgtccaaatctaattattttatcaaacagatgtttcctgctatgagagtggctttggagagtgccagccatgccgtgctctgggacccagcgtcctgccgcttgcaccttgatgcaagctgacaatctcggacaatctgcgggtcCCACCCTGggaagtctgccagggctaattacccccatatcaaccctgaattggCTGAGGTCCAAtcgtgtgggagtcagccatttctccccgctggaaacaggaagcctctagtttttcttttaaaaggatcGGGTAGCAAGTAGTGTGAAGGACCCTGGAGAGCCCTTGCCGGTTAGAGTAGATAATGTCATGCTTGGTAGACAAATGATCCGATTTGTtacaaggctgcttcctatgtaagtcaatactgtactgtataccacactgtttctcttcttctttacTCCCAGGTATCTGTATCTCTTTCAGGTCAGTGGTCTGCAATCACCACCTTCTCTGGAAGACCAGAGGCACACGCCAGCCACTGTGCCACATATCTCACCAGGTTGGAGGACACTAAACACAAAACCAGGTGGCTTGTCACCCTGGATAAATGCAGATGGGCCAGAAATTCCCGTTGGGCTCAGTGATGCCACCAGCACATGGGACAACCATGTACAAGAGACACTGTCTGAGGAGTCACCCGTATGGGCATTGCCAATGGAGGTGGGTGATGGGGGAAGAAGTCTCCCTCTGACCGGACGCTGCAGTGATGTTAAACATATTGTAAGGTGTTCATTCAGAGAGAACATTGAGTGGCATGAAGCAAGATCTGTCTCTGTTTGATTCAGGAGGAAACGGTCACACGTCTGCATCACAACTCAGGCAGAACTGTGCCACTGAACTGTTGCTTTGTGGCAGAGTGCAACCAGTTACTTGCATTTCCAGATAAGGCCCCCAGAGAGCCAGTGAATTAGCTTCCTGTGCCTGGCCATTTGTTGAGTCCTTTTGTTTAACTTGGCTGATCGGTATGCCACATTCTCAGTACCTGTCTGGGGACAACTCCGTGGGACATTAAGACAACAGAATAAAATAGCCATGCAGGGCACAATTTTATATTTCATGTTTTAATAGCAGCTGGGTCCTTCAACCCATTTTCAAACTGAAGGAGAATGCAAAATACAACGCAACGTGGTATCAGCCTTGAAGATTAAGTGGAATGAGAGTCGCTGTGCTTGTTCATAAGGAAAGCAGAAGAGACATGCTCCCTTCTGGTCCTGAAGGTAGCATACAGGCATCATGATTCCTGGTAGCCCACAAATTCGTTTAATctccttctaaagccatctaaattaGCGACTGTCACTACATCATGTGGCACTGAATTCCGCAATTTAACTAGGCACCTGACACCATCCCTGAAATGTAGAATCAACTCTAGCTTGACGCTCCTGTTTTCAAAAAGCGGGCAGGAAACACAAAGCAATACAATGTTGCATCTGCCCTGAAGATATAGGAAAGAAAATGGGTGCACATGTTCAGGGTGTCATTCTCATGCCCTCCCGGATTgagtccagacatgcgtagaagtgacttccggtgctggcgctgcccgatttctggtgcccagacatgggcagaacggcaccggaagtcgcttctacgcacgtccagacatgcgcagacagccgggagccgggacatggcagGAGCTAAATTTACAGGATATTAATcaattcgggatgacagcgggaaacggtaacaaaatacgggggtttcccgcgaaaaacgggagacttggcagttatggtcATTCTGCATGTCAAGTTCAAAACCGTACTCGGCATCTGTTTTCAAGGGGGTAGGAATAAATGATTCTATTCAAACACTTGAACTTTACTAGGCTGAGTTAGGTAGTGGCGGTTGTTTGCCTTCTGCATCAGGAGAGATGTGCACAGGCAGTGGCTGATGCCACTGCCAAGTTGCATCTCCTTTCACCTCCTCGTGACTCCGGTAAGCAGAATCAAACAATAAAGCACCTATGTTTGAGAAGCTTTCCTCCTGGCCTTTGGGAAACAGGCGTACAGATCGAGGTTTTAAGTACAGAATATAGAATTATCTTGACAGTAGTGTACACCAGCTTTCATTCAAATATCTCAAATCGCCAAGGTAGACACCAAATAATATTCTGAAATTTTCCTCTTCGTCCCCTAACTACACCTGTAGTGTCAAACCTGTTTGCTCTCCGAAGAGAGAAATATATCAAGATATGTGCACAACCTGCTTCACTTCAATGTCTCAAAAGTGTGACCCATGTTGTCTTTCTAAAATGGATGCAGGAGTTGAGCTGGGATTTGTCCTTAAACTAGAGAATG
The window above is part of the Zootoca vivipara chromosome 13, rZooViv1.1, whole genome shotgun sequence genome. Proteins encoded here:
- the LOC118094487 gene encoding uncharacterized protein LOC118094487; its protein translation is MDDNLQEEAGMKGNTLESSTFHQPHKLTSQQRVAEECVSTQPLSSAGKACSPLTCSFEEGKNPKRAKLAGRRHTSPSLAPPFPPMLELQGMSYRQVFQNLDLHSQCPFSMPQCRRTPENAEAAHAAPYVPISAPARPGVDLSQPPSLSHQLMGCCHQNAHECMPVRDNSRVTSLYAELIRELEQQVAELRRALASREEAAVRQEKRIQELELENRELKALIQNLEEQNDFLSIRNGAGGGTPARVVLGMGDSLFDVNENNIQFLKSLVAVLENVTPSQVSGLQSPPSLEDQRHTPATVPHISPGWRTLNTKPGGLSPWINADGPEIPVGLSDATSTWDNHVQETLSEESPVWALPMEENGRTKLELVPNSQVYVSHHQLEDLSQVSTDNPELMTRRLLDYFFSRETLARSSATGQRIAHNNRTMERPIPLPVAVVNAIKEYVTKTCGRGCNFNAVINSKCGTSRRAIKKMIDPDCQSGLNGVTTTIFQEPFKG